The region TATTTTAAAAAACATTATAAATTTAATAAATTTATGTCAGGATACAAGTATTGTATAAATTTATCTAATTTTAATTCTTTATACGTAAAATTCACTATAATAAATAAAAGAAACAGAGAATATGTAAACCTTGTTAAATATCTAAACGTATTAAATAGCAATATTATATTTTTAAAAACAAAATAAATGAAAAATAATAGAAAAAAAATTAATAATTTATACAATGTTATAAACAATAAAAACATTAGTTTTACCAGTAAGACAATTTTAAATAATTTATTTATAAAATTTACATTTAAAACGAAAAAAAATTATAAAAATGTTATATCTAAAAATTTTAAATATTTAAGAGTTTTAAATTTAAAATAATTTTTTAAATGAATTGTACTGTTGGTAACAATATATACCATACTTATATAAATTATTTTGTAAATAATATATATAATTCTCTGAGTAGAAACATAAACTCAAAAATAAATAAATACTATAACTATTATAAAAAATCAAAAATTTTTAAAAACATAAAATTTTATTTTAATTTATTAACATTTGAATCAAATTATTGCTGCGACAGTGGACAAAATAAATATTTATACGATGGGTACAATTCATATTACTTTATAAACATTCCATTACAAATAAAATTTAACAATTTAAAAAGTCGTTTTATAAACTACAATATAATAAATATACCTAAAATAAATCAATCAGGAGACATAATTTTAAATGGTTATCTTAGATTGCCTATACTATATTTACAACTTGCTACCAATAATATTAGCTATATTTTCAATGAAAAAATAACTAGAACTTATTTTATAAAAATTAAAAATAATATTTATTTGTATATTTATCTTTACGATGATTTTATTACCGTTTATATAAATTCATATAAAATTAAAAACGATCTTTTTTCTATGTATAATAACGTATCTTTTAAAAATAAATATATAAATTTTTCTAAAATAGATAACGTTATTTACGTTATGAATTTAAAAAATAACAATATAAAATATCATATATTTGATAAAACAATTAATATAAATAACTTTGTAAACAATACTATGTTTATGGATATACTAAGTATAGTCAATAAATTTTTAAATTTAAATTTAAAAAAAAAATTTATACAAAGCAGTAATAATTTAATAAATAAATCTACAAACTCTGTTTTAAAAACTATATTTAGACAATTTACTAAATCTGTAACCATATTCGACATAGAAAAATATTGTGATAAATTATTATATAAAAAAAAAATTTTTAGATCATTCAATATAGTTTTATTTAAAGAACATTTACTTGTTAATCCAGTTATACATTATACCGATCAATTAAATGTCTTGTCTTATTTAACAAATAAATTCAAAATAAATATATTTGGATATTCTAACTCATCAAATGATAAATTTAAAGTTAGTACAAATTTAAGAAAAATTCAAAGTGATTATATCGGATTTATTAATATAGTTAACACACCTGACGGTGATACCTGTGGATTAATATCAAAACTAGCAAATAACACAATATTAGATAAATTTAAACTAAAATTAATAAATTGTAATAATGAGTATTTTGAAAATTTTACAAAAATAGATATAACGTCTAAAAATCTTTATAATATGACATCGAATAATTTTATAAATATCAAAAAAAACTCCACATTTAAAGTAAAACAAATAGAAGTTTTTAAAAATAATGAATTTAAATTAATAAATTTCGATAAAAATAAAACTAATAAAAACTTAAATGTTTTTAATACATTATCAATAACTGAACTAATAATACCTTTCTTATTTAATAATGACCCATGTAGAGGCTTAATGGGATCAAAAATGCATACTCAAGCCTTACCTTTAATCTATAACGAACATCCTTATGTTATGACTAAATATAACCATATGAATGGACTATTATTTAATAAATGTATAACTTCTTTATGTGAAGGTATTATAGTAAGTGTAAACAATTATAAAATTATAGTTATGGACGATAAAAACAGATATTTACATTACTATTTATATCCTTTTAATGTATTAGATTACAATTCATTTGTTAGTTATAAACCTATAGTATGGGTTGGAGAAAAAATAAATATAGGTAAAATTTTAGCTCTTCCTTCAGATTTAAAACACTCTGAATTCACTTTAGGTGTTAATAATTTACTTAATTATAGTTTTTATAATGGATATGAACACGAAGATGCTATAGTTATAAATAAAAATTTAATTATTGAGGATATTTTAACATCGATTTCATTCGATGTATACGAGGAATATCTGTCTATAAATAAATTAGATTATGTTGAACTTACTCTAAGACATTTATTAGAATATAATAGATATAATAGATATTTAATAAATGAGGTTGGTGTTTCTAGTAATCAAGATTACATGTTATTTGGTGATATATTATCTACTAAAATTAGATATGAATTATCTTTAAGTAAAAATAAAAAATTTTTTAAAGTTTTTAAATTAATATTTAAAGAAAACAAAAAACTTATTGTTTACACAAAACCATTAACGATAAAAAGAGGAGGTGAAGGTAGATTAATAAAATATGAAATATTAGGATATAGCAAATTTAGACAATTAGATGCTATGTACCCGGAAATAAATGTATCATATCTTACTTTAAGATTTTTTATATTTAAAATAGATAGAATTAATATAGGTGATAAATTATGTGGAAGACATGGAAATAAGGGTGTTGTATCAAAAATAGTCGATAATATAGATTTACCATATACATTTAGAGGACTTTGTCCATATTCAATAACAAGTCCTATAGGTGCTTTAGCTAGAATTAATTTAGGACAGTTTTTAGAAGGATCATGTGGTTATTTTGGTTTAAACTTTAATTGTAGAATTAAAGCTCCAATCAACTTGTATAACTATCATTTATACTCTAACATGTATCTTAAAAATATTTTTAATTCATTAAATGTTTATAATAATTCTTATATAAACTTTTCTATAGAAAAATATTTAAGAGATTTTAAAACAGGTTATCAATTAAAAAATTTCAATTTAATGCTTATGCCGTATTTTTTAAAACTAATGCACACTTCAAAAAGTAAATTTCAATATAGAACTGTAGGTAAATACAGTAGTTTAACTCAACAACCAGTTAAAGGTAAAAGAGTTAATGGTAGTCAAAAATTTGGCGAAATGGAAGTATGGGCTTTAGAATCTCATGGGTCTGCTTATACTATAAGAGAATTAGGATACATAAAAACAAATGTTAAATATTTTAAAAAATTTGAACACAAAGGCTATAAAGGTTCTGAAACTTTCAAAGTTTTAACATTAGAGCTTAAAAATGTGTTAATAAATATAAATAGAGTAGATAATTATTCATATTTCAATCAAAAAATAAAATATAATTATTAAGTATTTTAAAATGATATCATACAGCAATATTGATTTGTCTTTACTTACTCCTGAAAATTTAAGTGATTTGATAATTAGAAAATATTATAATAATTGTATAATAGGAATTGTAATAAATTCATCTAACTTCTTACATAAAAAAAAAAGATTTAGATATGGAGGTTTATTTTGCGAAGAAATTTTTGGGTTATTGTATGTGTGCTTAAATGAAAGATGTGTTAGAATATATAAATTTAACGATAATCCTATACTTAATAAACTATGTTTAAATTGTAAAAAAAATATGATATTTAACTATAAAAGGAAATATAGATTTGGGTCTATATTTTTACATTTTCCAATTTTAAATGATAACTATTTTAACGATTTTATAAAGTTGTTAAAAATGTTTAAAAAAATGAGACAAGAATATTTTAAAATAACAAATAAATTTAAAGTTGCCAATTTTAATTTTTTTAATAATATCTTTTTTAATTCTAAAATGGTAAAAAACAAATTTTTAAATTTTATAGATTTATTATATAAAATTACATGTCCATTAGAATTATTTAAAATGAAATTTAATTTATGTGATAAAAAAAAACCAACAGTAACAGAAAAATTTCATAAATTTATTAAATTGTTAAATAATTTTTCAGATTTTAAAAAAATATTTTTAACATTATTCCCTATACTTCCAGCTGGTCTTAGAATATATTCATTTGATAATAGGAGACAACCCGTTAATTCAGGGTTAAATGCGTTATATAAATGTATTATTGATTTTAATAATAGTATAAATATTACATGTGATGTAGAATACAATTTGAAATATATATTCATTTTACATATTGTAATTAAGGCAATTTTAGATTTTTCTAAACAAAAGAATATTTTTAAACAAAAAAACGATTTATATAATAAATTACACGGTAAGTATGGTGTCTTTAGACAAAATTTGCTTGGTTATAGAGTAGATTATTCTGGGAGATCTACTATAGTTCCTGGTCCATCACTATCTTTAGACATTATAGGTTTACCATTTAATATGCTTTGTCATTATGTTAGACGTAATGATAATATTTATATGGAAAATAAATTTTATGAATCTTCTCTATACACACATTATGCTCAAGATAAATTCGATTTTTTTGAATATTATTTAGATATGTATTCTGTAATAGCCAATAGAGCTCCAACATTGCATAAAATGAACGTACAAACTTTTAAACCTATTTTTGTTGAAGGTGAGTCTATTAAACTTATGCCTTTGTTATGTGTAGGATATAACGCAGATTTTGATGGAGACCAAATGGGAATTTTTTCTCTCGTAAAATATTATTCTATAACTGAATCTTTTAATATGTTAAGATCTTTAGTAAATTTACACTCTCCAACAACTAAAAAAAGTGTTTTTAATTTAACACAAGGAATGTTATCAGGATATTATACTTTATCAAATTATAACTATTTAACATTGATAAACAATTATGTATCATCTAATTATATGGACGCATTAGAGTGTTGTCAAAATAATATACTAATTAATTCTCCTATGTTACTAAGAAGTTGTAATATGTTTTATTTAACTACAGTAGGTAGACTATTGATTGGTTTTAATAGATTTGTACTATAAAAACTAATCAATTTTATATATATATAAGTTAAAGAATAAAAAATTATTAATTATTAAACATATTCATATTTTGTTAGTAACAATAATTTAACATTTATTACGTTTTACTATTATGTATGAAATAAAAATTTTTATAAAGTAAATTAACGGTAGTTAGTAATTTTATTTGGATAAATATACATTTATTATCTTTAATATGTATTATTAAAAATAGTCATAAATATAAACTTTTATTGAAAGAAACATTTAAACAATTTCAGCAAATTTATTATTATTTTATTGTTAGTGGGGAATTTATAGGATTGTTTCGTTTTTTTATAAACGCATACTTAAACCGTTATAAAGTAGTAAAAATATATTTAAATTTATATTTTACAGCAAGTTTCTATTATTTGTTTAAAAGTTTAATTTTATTTATAAATATGATTGACTATGTAAAAAGAAAGAAAATTTTACATAATAAAAACACATAAAAAGTCTATGAAAAATAATTCTACTTCCAAAAAAAATATTATTTTAATATAATTTATAAAATTGAAATATATAACAAAAACAAAATAATGAGCCTAACAATTATAAGATCATATATGGAAATTCACTACAAGGTTCTATTGAAAACTTATAGTGTAAAATACAATATATTAAAGAAAATATGGTATAAACTTTATAATTTTATAAAAGATATAATAAATAAAGTTAATGCGAATAGTTACATATTATTAGCTAACATTGAGTATTTAAAAAATAAAAACATGTTTATTGATCTTATATATGCTTTAATATACAACAGGAAGGAAATTTTTAATATCATTAAAGTTATAATTAAAAATTTTATCAATTTTTTATCGCAATTAATAACATACTATTACATATATTTTTTAAAAATTTTATTATCACTTATGGTAGAATATGTTAGAAAAAATGATAGACTTTGTTACTTAACTACAAAAGAAATATTAAAATTTATCAGAACATATATTAGAAGTTTATTATATTTAGGGAAAATAATTTTCATAATATTGTTGGTATTATGTTGTTCACATTATTTATAAAATTAAAATATACAATAAAAAACAAAATAATGGACTTAAAAATTTATAAGATCATATATGTAAATCCACTATAGGATTCTCTCAAAAACTTACAGTGTAAAACATAATATAATATACGAAATATTACATAAACTTTATAATTTTATAATACATATAAAGAATAAAATATACATCAAAGATTACGTACCATTGTTTATACAAAATAATATATATATATATAAATGACTATGTTATATTAATAAATATAGAGTACCTAGAACAAGAAAGTATTATTGCCGATCTATATATAGTAATAAAAAATTTATAAACTAATATATAAACTTGTTTATACAATATATTATAAATTGATATCAGTAAAAAACAAATTATAGTTACTTTAAAATTGTTAATACCTATATTAACAAACTATATCAACTAAAAGGAAAAAACCAACTATATTTACTATAAATTTTACATATAAAATGATTAGAAAAATCATTGGATTTATATTGTATTGTGGGAGATTAAGGTATTAATAGGTATATATTATTATGTGTTCTTCAAGTAATATAAAAACAATAATACATTATAAAGAATGAAAAAATTAATTATACAAAATTTATTCAACCTTATCGGTATAATAATAACTAGTTTAATTGAATTTATACTTATATTAATAACTGTTTGTGGATTTTTTATTATAAGTGGTGATGTCATTATAATAAATTATATATAAAAAAAATAAAAGTTTTAATGAATTTTTTTTATATAATACCTTTCTATATAAGACATATATTTAGCTATGCAAACTATATATTATTAACTTTTTACATGCCCTATTTAAAAAAACCTACAGAATCGCTTTTTGTAGAACCCACATTTAGAAGTATTGAGAAATTTTTCAATTTTTTATCTTCATGTTTAAAATTGATGGGATTTATTCGTCTTTTAATATGCATATTTAAACTATTATTAAAGATATAAAAAAAGTACAATTATACATATTAAAAAATGAAAAAACTAATATTATTGAAATTATTTATATTTATAAAGTTAATAATAAAATATTCAATTAAATTTACACTTAAATTAATTACATTTCTACGTAATTTTTTTAGTAAGTTTTAAATATTTTAATAAAAAAGTTGCGAATTAGTAAGATATAAATTTTCAGGGCAGATAAGTTTTGTGGTTAAAAGTGTGTTTAAATTTATATATAGACGTTCACAAAATCTTTATTCATGCTTTTAAAAATTTAATTGTTTACAAATATTATTAACCGTGTAAAAAGAGAGGATATTTTGCATAATTAAAAAAAAATAAAATATACAATAAAAAACAGAATAATGGACCTAAAAATTATAAGATCATATGTGGAAATTCACTATAAGATTCTATTTGAAACTTATCGTGTAAGACATAATACAATATATGAAGTATTATATAAACTTCATAATTTTATAATATACATAAAAAATAAAATAAACATCAGAGATTACGTACCATTGTCTGTACAAAATAAAATCGATATAAATGACTATGTTATATTAGGAAATATCGAATACCTAGAACAAGAAAGTATTGTTGCCGATCTTATATACACAATAATAAAAAATTATAAGTTAATATATGAACTTGTTGATACGTACATATATTATAAATCGATGTCAGCAAAAAAACAAGTTATTGTTACTTTAAAATTTTTAATACCTATATTAACAAACTATATTAACGAAAAGGAAAAAAAACCAACTATATTTATTATAAATTCTACATATAAAATGATTAGAACAATCATTAGATTTATACTATATGGTGGAAGATTCGGATCATTAATAGGTATATTATTATGTGTCCTTCAAGTAATATAAAAAAAAATAATACATTATAAAGAATGAAAAAATTAATTATACAAAATTTATTAGACCTTATCGGTACTATAGCAATCTATTTAATTATATTTATACATAAATCAATAGTTGTTTATGTATTTTTTATTCTAAGTTGTGATATTATCAATCAATTATGTATAAAAAAAAGAAAAAGTTTTAATTAAATATAAAGATTTAAATGGGTAATAAATTAACAAATTTTTTTTATATAATATCTGACTACATAAGATATATATTTAGCTATTCAAGGTATATACTGTTTACATTAAACATGTATTATTTAGAAAAAGCTACCGTATCACTTTTTGGAGAACCAACATTCAAACGTCTTGAGAAATTTGTCAGTTTATTATTGTTAAGTGTAAAATTTATCGGACTGTTTCGTCTTTTAATATGCATACTTAAACTATTGTAATAAAATATTCAATTAAATTTACACTTAAATTAATTAATTTTTTTAGTAAGTTTTTTTAAAATTTTAATAAAAAAGTTGCGAATTAGTAAGACATAAATTTTCAAGGTAGATAAATTTTGTGGTTAAAAGTGTGTTTAAATTTATATATAGACGTTCACAAAATTTTTATTCATGCTTTTAAAAATTTAATTGTTTACAAATATTATTAACCGTGTAAAAAGAGAGGATATTTTGCATAATTAAAAAAAATAAAATATACAATAAAAAACAGAATAATGGACCTAAAAATTATAAGATCATATGTGGAAATTCACTATAAGATTCTATTTGAAACTTATCGTGTAAGACATAATACAATATATGAAGTATTATATAAACTTTATAATTTTATAATATACATAAAAAATAAAATAAACATCAGAGATTACGTACCATTGTCTGTACAAAATAAAATCGATATAAATGACTATGTTATATTAGGAAATATCGAATACCTAGAACAAGAAAGTATTGTTGCCGATCTTATATACATAATAATAAAAAATTATAAGTTAATATATGAACTTGTTGATACGTATATATATTATAAATCGATGTCAGCAAAAAAACAAGTTATTGTTACTTTAAAATTTTTAATACCTATATTAACAAACTATATTAACGAAAAGGAAAAAAAACCAACTATATTTATTATAAATTCTACATATAAAATGATTAGAACAATCATTAGATTTATACTATATGGTGGAAGATTCGGATCATTAATAGGTATATTATTATGTGTCCTTCAAATAATATAAAAAAAAATAATACATTATAAAGAATGAAAAAATTAATTATACAAAATTTATTAGACCTTATCGGTATTATAGTAATYGATTTAATTATATTTATACATAAATCAATAGTTGTTTATGTATTTTTTATTCTAAGTTGTAATATTATCAATCAATTATGTATAAAAAAAAGAAAAAGTTTTAATTAAATATAAAGATTTAAATGGGTAATAAATTAACAAATTTTTTTTATATAATATCTGACTACATAAGATATATATTTAGCTATTCAAGGTACATACTGTTTACATTAAATATGTATTATTTAGAAAAAGCTACCGTATCACTTTTTGGAGAACCAACATTCAAACGTCTTGAGAAATTTGTCAGTTTATTATTGTTAAGTGTAAAATTTATCGGACTGTTTCGTCTTTTAATATGCATACTTAAACTATTGTAATAAAATATTCAATTAAATTTACACTTAAATTAATTAATTTTTTTAGTAAGTTTTTTTAAATATTTTAATAAAAAAGTTGCGAATTAGTAAGACATAAATTTTCAAGGTAGATAAATTTTGTGGTTAAAAGTGTGTTTAAATTTATATATAGACGTTCACAAAATTTTTATTCATGCTTTTAAAAATTTAATTGTTTACAAATATTATTAACCGTGTAAAAAGAGAGGATATTTTGCATAATTAAAAAAAAATAAAATATACAATTAAAAAACAGAATAATGGACCTAAAAATTATAAGATCATACGTGGAAATTCACTATAAGATTCTATTAAAAACTTATAGTGTAAAACATAATATATTACGTAAAATATGGCGTAAACTTTACAATTTTATAAAAGATATAATAAATAAAGTTAACGCCAATAATTACATATTATTAGCTAATATAGAATATTTAAATAATAAAAATATGTTTATAGATTTTATATACGCTTTAATATACAACAGAAAAGAAGTTTTTAATGTTATTATAGCTGTAATTAAAATTTTTATCAATTTTTCATCCGAATTAATAACATACTATTATATATATTTTTTAAAAATTTTATTGTCATTTATGGTAGAATATGTTAAAAAAAATGACGGATTTTGTTATTTAACTATAAAAGAAATATTAAAGCTTATTATAAGATTTATTAAAGGTTTATTATATTTAGGGAAAATGATTTCCGGAATATTTTTAGTATTATGTTTTTGCCGTCGTATATAAAATAAAAATTTTAATAAAAATAAATGAATAACAGATTAAATAAGTTAATGAAGTTTGTATGTATAATATACATTTACATAAAATATATATTCAGTTATATGAAATATATATATATATGCCTATTTATTTATAATATTTATTTTTTCGAAACAGCTATGGCATCAATGTTTGCAGTAACTATGGGAGAATGGTATTTAGAGGAGTTTTGGGCCAGAAGAAACTTTACTATGTTATTTTATTCAACATTATGGTATATTATAACAAAAAAAATAAGAGATAAATTTGAACTATTGAGATTGGAATGGGTGTGGAAAATTAAACGATCAAATAATTCTATAATTAAAAAAATTGCAAAATTTTTAAGCAAGTACGATTGGTTTAATAATAACATTATAAACTTTTAAATTAATTTTAATTTTATACTACACTCATAAATATATATAAAAAGAAAAAGTTTTAATTAAATATAAAGATTTAAATGGGTAATAAATTAACAAATTTTTTTTATATAATATCTTCCTACATAAGATATATATTTAGCTATTCAAGGTATATATTGTTTACATTAAACATGTATTATTTAGAAAAAGCTACCGTATCACTTTTTGGAGAACCAACATTCAAACGTCTTGAGAAATTTGTCAGTTTATTATTGTTAAGTGTAAAATTTATCGGACTGTTTCGTCTTTTAATATGCATACTTAAACTATTGTAATAAAATATTCAATTAAATTTACACTTAAATTAATTAATTTTTTTAGTAAGTTTTTTTAAATATTTTAATAAAAAAGTTGCGAAGTAGTAAGACATAAATTTTCAAGGTAGATAAATTTTGTGGTTAAAAGTGTGTTTAAATTTATATATAGACGTTCACAAAATTTTTATTCATGCTTTTAAAAATTTAATTGTTTACAAATATTATTAACCGTGTAAAAAGAGAGGATATTTTGCATAATTAAAAAAAAATAAAATATACAATAAAAAACAGAATAATGGACCTAAAAATTATAAGATCATAYGTGGAAATTCACTATAAGATTCTATTTGAAACTTATCGTGTAAGACATAATACAATATATGAAATATTATATAAACTTTATAATTTTATAATATACATAAAAAATAAAATAAACATCAGAGATTACGTACCATTGTCTATACAAAATAAAATCGATATAAATGACTATGTTATATTAGGAAATATCGAATATCTAGAACAAGAAAGTATTGTTGCCGATCTTATATATACAATAATAAAAAATTATAAGTTAATATATGAACTTGTTGATACGTACATATATTATAAATCGATATCAGCAAAAAAACAAGTTATTGTTACTTTAAAATTTTTAATACCTATATTAACAAACTATATTAACGAAAAGGAAAAAAAACCAACTATATTTATTATAAATTCTACATATAAAATGATTAGAACAATCATTAGATTTATACTATATGGTGGAAGATTTGGATCATTAATAGGTATATTATTATGTGTCCTTCAAGTAATATAAAAAAATAATACAAAAGAAAATGAAAAATATTGTTAGTAAAAACTTTAAATTTTTGTCTTTGTTTAATTTATTTAATATTGAGAAATATTTACAAGAGTTGGTGAGTTTAAGTTTTGAATATTCATCAGAATTTATTTTTAGTTATAATACAAACGATTTTAAAAATATTCCTATAGATTATTTCCCTAAAAATGTATCAAAAAATTTAATTTTAGATAAGTTTTTATATTTAATAAATATGTTTTTAGAAAGAGATTCGTTTTTCAATTATTTATATTTATATTTAATTTTAAACTTTAAAATAAAATTTAATCATTTTGTTCAAATTTTAGGCTTAAGAGGTAGAGCTGAAATGAAAGGATATAAAGGTTATATTAGTAGTAATTTGAATTATGGTTTTACGTTTAAAGATTTTATATTATCATCATTTAAAGCTCGTGAAAGTATTATTGATAGTAGTGTTAATATATATTCATCGGGTTATCTTACTAGAAAGCTTGTAGAAGGACTAAGAGATATGAATATAAAGGAAATTAAATGCACTACCAAGTATATTTGTAAAGATATAAAAAATAATTGTGATTTAAGGTTACCTTTTTTATGTTTAAGTAATAAAGCTACATGTTCTTTTTGTTTAAATATAATAAGTGATAATACTTTATTTCTTGGATATAATAAAGGTATAATTTCAGGGCAAGCTTTAGGTGAGCCAAGTACTCAAATGTTACTTAGAACGTTTCATTTAGGCGGTGGCGGTTTAAAAGTTACTAATATAAATAAAAGTACACATGATTTAAATGTTAAAGATAAACATAAATTTATAAACATAGATAATAAAAATAATGATTTTATGCATATTAACAGCTATAATAGTTATAAAAATAATTGTAAAATTAATTATGATTATGTTAAATTAATACCATATAATAATAAAGTTAACACTTTTGAAAATAATAAATATTCAAAATTTTTAAGTTTATTTAAAAATTTTAGTGTGTTATGGGTTCCTATTTTATTTAATAAATATATATTTAAATATAATATTTTTAATAATTCTAACAGTAATATAGGATTATATTTAAAAAAATTTTTATCATGTTACACACATTAAAAACAAGATAATGATGTTTTTAAAAAATATATTATCATTTAAATTTTTAAACAAAAACAATTTTAAAAAAGTAAACAAAAATATATTCAATATAGTAAATAAATTTTTTGAGGAATATTTTATCAAGTCAAATATAAAAATTTTTCATTTAAGTAAATTTAAATTTTATACTTCTAAAAATAAGTTAGAAAAATTTAAACAAAAAGAAAATAATTTATCTATTATAAATAAAGTTTTTGAAGGAAGTAATAGTATAATTATTGATAATCATAGTTTCCATTATAATTTTGGAGTTATATTTAATACAGAACAATCTGACGATTGTTGTACTTTAAATACTATTAATAAGAATTACGATAATATAAAGTTTACATGTAAATATATAGAAAATATTTATAAACCTGGGTATATATTATATCCTTTAACATTTGGTAATTATTGTGATTCAAACAATTTTATATACAGCATATACAAATATTTAAGTATAAAAAATTGTAATACGTATAGATCGTGCATGATAGCACTTTTTTATTATTATATGGGCTTATTGTTTTCATTAATTTTATTATATAAAGGAAATAATATCAATGTTTTAAATTCTAATATATCTGTTATAGTTTCAAGATTATCGTCTTTTGTTTTTGTAACAGATTTTAATTATTCTGATATATATATTAGTAATATACTTTCTATTAAATTAATTAGTATAATTAATAACTCTTTATATTTATCTAAAATAGCAATTTGTAATTATAGACCTTATTTAGTCGGTTTAACTAAATATATACTTACTAATAGTGGTATTTTTTCTAAATTAAGTTTTCAAGATACATTAAAAACTCTTAAAAATATCATATTAGAGCCTAAAATAGATTGGAATGTTGATTGTAAATCCAACGTAATTTTAGCTGATTTTATACCTG is a window of Theileria parva strain Muguga apicoplast, complete sequence DNA encoding:
- a CDS encoding RNA polymerase beta subunit, with the protein product MNCTVGNNIYHTYINYFVNNIYNSLSRNINSKINKYYNYYKKSKIFKNIKFYFNLLTFESNYCCDSGQNKYLYDGYNSYYFINIPLQIKFNNLKSRFINYNIINIPKINQSGDIILNGYLRLPILYLQLATNNISYIFNEKITRTYFIKIKNNIYLYIYLYDDFITVYINSYKIKNDLFSMYNNVSFKNKYINFSKIDNVIYVMNLKNNNIKYHIFDKTININNFVNNTMFMDILSIVNKFLNLNLKKKFIQSSNNLINKSTNSVLKTIFRQFTKSVTIFDIEKYCDKLLYKKKIFRSFNIVLFKEHLLVNPVIHYTDQLNVLSYLTNKFKINIFGYSNSSNDKFKVSTNLRKIQSDYIGFINIVNTPDGDTCGLISKLANNTILDKFKLKLINCNNEYFENFTKIDITSKNLYNMTSNNFINIKKNSTFKVKQIEVFKNNEFKLINFDKNKTNKNLNVFNTLSITELIIPFLFNNDPCRGLMGSKMHTQALPLIYNEHPYVMTKYNHMNGLLFNKCITSLCEGIIVSVNNYKIIVMDDKNRYLHYYLYPFNVLDYNSFVSYKPIVWVGEKINIGKILALPSDLKHSEFTLGVNNLLNYSFYNGYEHEDAIVINKNLIIEDILTSISFDVYEEYLSINKLDYVELTLRHLLEYNRYNRYLINEVGVSSNQDYMLFGDILSTKIRYELSLSKNKKFFKVFKLIFKENKKLIVYTKPLTIKRGGEGRLIKYEILGYSKFRQLDAMYPEINVSYLTLRFFIFKIDRINIGDKLCGRHGNKGVVSKIVDNIDLPYTFRGLCPYSITSPIGALARINLGQFLEGSCGYFGLNFNCRIKAPINLYNYHLYSNMYLKNIFNSLNVYNNSYINFSIEKYLRDFKTGYQLKNFNLMLMPYFLKLMHTSKSKFQYRTVGKYSSLTQQPVKGKRVNGSQKFGEMEVWALESHGSAYTIRELGYIKTNVKYFKKFEHKGYKGSETFKVLTLELKNVLININRVDNYSYFNQKIKYNY
- a CDS encoding DNA-directed RNA polymerase subunit beta', whose protein sequence is MISYSNIDLSLLTPENLSDLIIRKYYNNCIIGIVINSSNFLHKKKRFRYGGLFCEEIFGLLYVCLNERCVRIYKFNDNPILNKLCLNCKKNMIFNYKRKYRFGSIFLHFPILNDNYFNDFIKLLKMFKKMRQEYFKITNKFKVANFNFFNNIFFNSKMVKNKFLNFIDLLYKITCPLELFKMKFNLCDKKKPTVTEKFHKFIKLLNNFSDFKKIFLTLFPILPAGLRIYSFDNRRQPVNSGLNALYKCIIDFNNSINITCDVEYNLKYIFILHIVIKAILDFSKQKNIFKQKNDLYNKLHGKYGVFRQNLLGYRVDYSGRSTIVPGPSLSLDIIGLPFNMLCHYVRRNDNIYMENKFYESSLYTHYAQDKFDFFEYYLDMYSVIANRAPTLHKMNVQTFKPIFVEGESIKLMPLLCVGYNADFDGDQMGIFSLVKYYSITESFNMLRSLVNLHSPTTKKSVFNLTQGMLSGYYTLSNYNYLTLINNYVSSNYMDALECCQNNILINSPMLLRSCNMFYLTTVGRLLIGFNRFVL
- a CDS encoding DNA-directed RNA polymerase subunit beta'' (RNA polymerase beta'' chain appears to be encoded by two genes in the T. parva apicoplast genome. The protein encoded by this gene is similar to the N-terminal region of the beta'' chain.), with protein sequence MKNIVSKNFKFLSLFNLFNIEKYLQELVSLSFEYSSEFIFSYNTNDFKNIPIDYFPKNVSKNLILDKFLYLINMFLERDSFFNYLYLYLILNFKIKFNHFVQILGLRGRAEMKGYKGYISSNLNYGFTFKDFILSSFKARESIIDSSVNIYSSGYLTRKLVEGLRDMNIKEIKCTTKYICKDIKNNCDLRLPFLCLSNKATCSFCLNIISDNTLFLGYNKGIISGQALGEPSTQMLLRTFHLGGGGLKVTNINKSTHDLNVKDKHKFINIDNKNNDFMHINSYNSYKNNCKINYDYVKLIPYNNKVNTFENNKYSKFLSLFKNFSVLWVPILFNKYIFKYNIFNNSNSNIGLYLKKFLSCYTH